From one Lolium rigidum isolate FL_2022 chromosome 4, APGP_CSIRO_Lrig_0.1, whole genome shotgun sequence genomic stretch:
- the LOC124708557 gene encoding uncharacterized protein LOC124708557 has translation MAALAHVRRLLLHPGAGAPARSFYAQPYQAKVGVVEFLNGVGKGVETHAAKLEEAVGGDLQRLLETRTLRLKKLGVPVKHRKLILSFAHKYRLGLWKPPAEPRKAQ, from the exons aTGGCTGCCCTCGCCCAtgtgcgccgcctcctcctccaccccggcgccggagctccggcgagatCCTTCTACGCACAGCCCTACCAAG CCAAGGTTGGCGTGGTGGAGTTCCTGAACGGGGTCGGGAAGGGCGTGGAGACGCACGCCGCCAAGCTGGAGGAGGCAGTGGGCGGAGATCTCCAGAGGCTGCTCGAGACCCGCACGCTGCGGCTCAAGAAGCTCGGCGTCCCCGTCAAACAT AGAAAGTTGATTTTGAGTTTCGCTCACAAGTACCGTCTTGGTCTCTGGAAGCCCCCAGCAGAACCCAGGAAAGCACAATGA